A genomic window from Halomonas sp. LR3S48 includes:
- a CDS encoding nitrate reductase, protein MREARTTCPYCGVGCGVLASVDNGEIVDVQGDPEHPANFGRLCVKGSALHETLGSHGRLTRPRVDGVEVDWETALATVAERLTAVRATRGSQAVAAYLSGQLLTEDYYVANKLFKGFLGTPHLDTNSRLCMASAVAAHKRAFGADAVPCSYEDLEEAELVVLVGSNLAWNHPVLYQRLKVAKQRNPLLRVVVIDPRVTDTCEIADLYLGLRPGSDARLFTGLLAWMAKRNKLDRVYLEAHVQGFDEALAAAREQDAGVEAIAADCDVDAERLETFFYWFATHLHVVTLFSQGVNQSTSGTDKGNAIINCHLAGGKIGLPGAGPFSITGQPNAMGGREVGGLANQLAAHMDYDTPGARDRVTRFWATERLVPSLPDGPGHKAVALFEAIERGEVQALWIMATNPAVSLPRADRVRAALEKCPLVIVSECMADADLLAYADIVLPASSWSEKDGTVTNSERRISRQRGILPPPGVARHDWWIVCEVAKRLGFGEAFDYSHPGEIFDEHARLSGFENGEGPGEGRRLFDISGLVGLDRAAYDALAPIQWPVNAAAPHGTARLFTDGRFATPDGLARMLPVRPRPPAQALDVARPLRLNTGRIRDQWHTMTRTGRAPRLMNHRAEPFIEIAPEDAAELGVEEHTLARLNGAGGSYIGRVRVTRGQRRGEVFVPMHWSDHFSGSARMGGLLEAHLDPISGQPESKHGAVALEPLQLGWEATLLVADDLGVAEAAWCDESHYWARIPLGDCQRWQLAGGEPEALRDWLAWLEAELPVVPTLWCTDPASGRLRAAGVDEAGRLRWWFMTGAPRELPNLSWLAARFVEAANGDGLAPPHRRRLLAGCDDGAVNQGPVVCSCHQVGQRAILGAIREGDDSVEALGARLACGTQCGSCIPELKSLIEEEKAHASAEPLEDNAVA, encoded by the coding sequence ATGCGCGAGGCCCGAACCACTTGCCCCTACTGTGGCGTCGGCTGTGGCGTGCTGGCCAGCGTCGACAACGGCGAGATCGTCGACGTACAGGGCGACCCGGAGCATCCGGCCAACTTCGGCCGGCTGTGCGTGAAGGGCTCGGCCCTGCACGAGACGCTGGGCAGCCATGGCCGCCTGACTCGGCCCCGGGTCGATGGCGTCGAGGTGGACTGGGAGACGGCGCTGGCCACGGTGGCCGAGCGGCTCACGGCGGTGCGGGCCACCCGCGGCTCCCAGGCGGTCGCCGCCTACCTTTCGGGGCAGCTGCTGACCGAGGATTATTACGTCGCCAACAAGCTGTTCAAGGGCTTTCTCGGCACGCCGCACCTGGATACCAATTCGCGGCTGTGCATGGCCTCGGCCGTGGCTGCCCACAAGCGCGCCTTCGGCGCCGATGCCGTGCCGTGCAGCTACGAGGACCTGGAAGAGGCCGAGCTGGTGGTACTGGTGGGCTCCAACCTGGCCTGGAACCACCCGGTGCTCTACCAGCGGCTCAAGGTGGCCAAGCAGCGCAACCCGCTGCTGCGGGTGGTGGTGATCGACCCACGGGTCACCGACACCTGCGAGATCGCCGACCTCTACCTGGGGCTCAGGCCGGGCAGCGATGCCCGCCTGTTCACCGGGCTGCTGGCGTGGATGGCCAAGCGCAACAAGCTCGACCGGGTCTACCTGGAAGCCCATGTCCAGGGTTTCGACGAGGCGCTGGCCGCGGCGCGGGAGCAGGATGCCGGTGTGGAAGCCATCGCCGCGGACTGCGATGTCGATGCCGAGCGACTGGAAACCTTCTTCTACTGGTTCGCCACCCACCTGCACGTGGTCACGCTGTTCTCCCAGGGCGTGAACCAGTCCACCAGCGGCACCGACAAGGGCAATGCCATCATCAACTGCCACCTGGCGGGCGGCAAGATCGGCCTGCCCGGGGCCGGGCCGTTCTCGATCACCGGGCAGCCCAACGCCATGGGCGGGCGCGAGGTGGGCGGGCTGGCCAACCAGTTGGCCGCGCACATGGACTACGACACCCCCGGCGCGCGGGATCGCGTCACGCGCTTCTGGGCCACCGAGCGGCTGGTGCCGTCGCTGCCCGATGGCCCCGGCCACAAGGCGGTGGCGCTGTTCGAGGCGATCGAGCGCGGCGAGGTGCAGGCGTTGTGGATCATGGCCACCAACCCGGCCGTGAGCCTGCCGCGGGCCGACCGGGTGCGTGCGGCACTCGAGAAGTGCCCGCTGGTGATCGTCTCCGAGTGCATGGCCGACGCCGACCTGCTGGCCTATGCCGACATTGTACTGCCGGCCTCGAGCTGGTCGGAGAAGGACGGCACCGTGACCAACTCCGAGCGGCGCATATCGCGCCAGCGCGGCATCCTGCCGCCACCGGGGGTGGCGCGCCACGACTGGTGGATCGTCTGCGAGGTGGCCAAGCGGCTGGGTTTCGGCGAGGCCTTCGACTACAGCCATCCCGGCGAGATCTTCGACGAGCACGCCAGGCTCTCGGGCTTCGAGAACGGTGAAGGCCCCGGCGAGGGCCGTCGGCTGTTCGACATTTCCGGCCTGGTCGGGCTCGACCGCGCCGCCTACGACGCCCTGGCGCCGATCCAGTGGCCGGTGAACGCCGCCGCCCCCCACGGCACCGCCCGGCTGTTCACCGATGGCCGCTTCGCCACGCCGGACGGCCTCGCGCGGATGCTGCCGGTACGCCCGCGCCCGCCGGCCCAGGCACTGGACGTCGCGCGGCCGCTGCGGCTCAATACCGGGCGCATTCGCGACCAGTGGCACACCATGACCCGTACCGGGCGAGCGCCGCGGCTGATGAACCACCGTGCCGAGCCGTTCATCGAGATCGCCCCGGAAGATGCCGCCGAGCTGGGCGTGGAAGAGCATACGCTGGCCCGGCTGAACGGCGCCGGCGGCAGCTACATCGGCCGGGTGCGGGTGACGCGCGGGCAGCGCCGCGGCGAGGTGTTCGTGCCGATGCACTGGAGCGACCACTTCAGCGGGTCGGCACGCATGGGCGGGTTGCTCGAGGCACACCTGGACCCGATCTCCGGCCAGCCGGAGTCCAAACACGGCGCAGTGGCGCTGGAGCCGCTGCAACTGGGCTGGGAGGCCACCCTGCTGGTGGCCGATGACCTGGGCGTGGCGGAAGCGGCCTGGTGCGACGAGAGCCACTACTGGGCGCGCATTCCCCTGGGCGACTGCCAGCGCTGGCAGCTGGCCGGCGGTGAGCCGGAAGCGCTTCGTGATTGGCTGGCCTGGCTGGAAGCTGAGCTGCCGGTGGTACCCACGCTGTGGTGCACCGACCCCGCCAGCGGCCGCCTGCGCGCCGCCGGGGTCGATGAGGCGGGCCGCCTGCGCTGGTGGTTCATGACGGGGGCGCCCAGGGAACTGCCCAACTTGAGCTGGCTGGCCGCGCGCTTCGTTGAGGCTGCCAACGGGGACGGGCTGGCACCGCCGCATCGTCGGCGCCTGCTGGCCGGCTGCGACGACGGTGCCGTCAACCAGGGGCCGGTGGTCTGCAGCTGCCATCAGGTGGGCCAACGCGCTATCCTAGGGGCCATACGCGAAGGCGACGACAGCGTCGAGGCGCTGGGCGCCCGGCTGGCCTGTGGCACCCAGTGCGGAAGCTGCATTCCCGAGCTGAAATCGCTTATCGAAGAGGAGAAGGCCCATGCGAGCGCTGAGCCACTTGAAGACAATGCTGTCGCCTGA
- the cobA gene encoding uroporphyrinogen-III C-methyltransferase, whose amino-acid sequence MRALSHLKTMLSPELLQAAFSRLHGLGHIVRSPFGRSTRVAAPTVTLDGDCHAGRVYLVGAGSGDVELLTLKAARLLQQADAVVYDRLVGDDVLALIPAGHERYYVGKERGHHSVPQAEIGALLVKLAGQGKSVVRLKGGDPGVFGRMGEELAALAEAGVEAEIVPGITAASAAAAGMGIPLTDRAHAQQLRFITAQLCRKDGEPDWATLARQDETLIFYMGLTKVDAICTGLRRAGLPDDWPIMLVANASLPEQASLVGTLADMPEQLAAKPLPSPCLIVVGSVVRMVATSPAAAASIQGEQGEGHTPR is encoded by the coding sequence ATGCGAGCGCTGAGCCACTTGAAGACAATGCTGTCGCCTGAGCTGCTGCAGGCCGCCTTCTCGCGGCTGCACGGCCTGGGACATATCGTGCGCTCGCCGTTCGGGCGATCCACCCGCGTTGCCGCGCCGACCGTGACCCTGGACGGCGATTGCCATGCCGGCCGCGTCTACCTGGTGGGGGCGGGCAGCGGTGACGTCGAGCTGCTGACGCTCAAGGCCGCCCGCCTGCTGCAGCAGGCCGACGCGGTGGTCTACGACCGCCTGGTGGGCGACGACGTGCTGGCGCTGATTCCCGCCGGCCACGAGCGCTACTATGTGGGCAAGGAGCGCGGCCACCACAGCGTGCCCCAGGCCGAGATCGGCGCGCTGCTGGTGAAGCTGGCGGGGCAGGGCAAGTCGGTGGTACGGCTCAAGGGCGGCGACCCCGGCGTGTTCGGGCGCATGGGCGAGGAGCTCGCTGCGCTGGCCGAGGCCGGCGTGGAGGCCGAGATCGTACCGGGCATTACCGCCGCCTCGGCGGCGGCGGCCGGCATGGGCATTCCGCTTACCGACCGCGCCCACGCCCAGCAGTTGCGCTTCATCACCGCCCAGCTGTGCCGCAAGGATGGCGAGCCCGACTGGGCCACCCTGGCGCGCCAGGACGAGACGCTGATCTTCTACATGGGCCTGACCAAGGTCGATGCCATCTGCACCGGGCTGCGTCGCGCCGGGCTACCCGACGACTGGCCGATCATGCTGGTGGCCAACGCCAGCCTGCCCGAGCAGGCCTCGCTGGTCGGCACCCTGGCCGACATGCCTGAACAGCTCGCCGCCAAGCCGCTGCCCTCACCCTGCCTGATCGTGGTCGGCAGCGTGGTGCGCATGGTCGCGACCAGCCCGGCCGCGGCGGCATCTATCCAGGGCGAGCAGGGCGAGGGCCACACGCCGCGCTGA
- a CDS encoding formate/nitrite transporter family protein: protein MSYLLPSEFATKMVDAGESKLHMATRDVLIRAFMAGAILALAAVFAVTITVQSGSAILGAALFPVGFCMLYLMGFDLLTGVFVLTPLAWLDRRPGVTIERILIHWGKVFCGNLAGALTVAVLMAIVFTYGFATPPDEVGQKIAGIGHARTVGYKEFGAAGMLTILIRGILCNWMVSLGVVGAMISTTVGGKVIAMWMPIMVFFFMGFEHSIVNMFLFPSALMMGGDFSIADYLIWNEIPVVVGNLIGGLSLTGLTLYATHVRTAPLRDI, encoded by the coding sequence ATGTCCTATCTGCTTCCTTCGGAATTCGCGACCAAGATGGTGGACGCCGGCGAGTCCAAACTCCACATGGCCACCCGGGACGTCCTGATCCGCGCCTTCATGGCGGGCGCCATCCTGGCCCTGGCCGCCGTGTTCGCCGTCACCATCACGGTGCAGTCCGGTTCGGCCATCCTCGGCGCCGCGCTGTTCCCGGTCGGCTTCTGCATGCTCTACCTGATGGGCTTCGACCTGCTGACCGGCGTGTTCGTGCTCACGCCGCTGGCCTGGCTGGACCGGCGCCCCGGCGTCACCATCGAGAGGATCCTGATCCACTGGGGCAAGGTCTTCTGCGGCAACCTGGCCGGCGCCCTGACGGTGGCGGTGCTGATGGCGATCGTCTTCACCTACGGCTTCGCCACGCCGCCGGACGAGGTGGGACAGAAGATCGCCGGTATCGGCCATGCCCGTACCGTGGGCTACAAGGAGTTCGGCGCGGCGGGCATGCTGACCATCCTGATCCGCGGCATCCTGTGCAACTGGATGGTCTCGCTCGGCGTGGTCGGGGCGATGATCTCGACCACGGTGGGCGGCAAGGTGATCGCCATGTGGATGCCGATCATGGTGTTCTTCTTCATGGGCTTCGAGCACTCCATCGTCAACATGTTCCTGTTCCCCTCGGCGCTGATGATGGGCGGCGACTTCTCGATCGCGGATTACCTGATCTGGAACGAGATCCCCGTGGTGGTGGGCAACCTGATCGGCGGGCTGTCGCTGACCGGGCTGACGCTCTACGCCACCCACGTGCGCACGGCGCCGCTGCGCGATATCTGA
- a CDS encoding bifunctional protein-serine/threonine kinase/phosphatase, translated as MSAFEPGRTLQVSLGQCSEAGRKAVNQDFHGAYVPREPQLSSKGIVVALADGISSSEVSRVASEAAVKGFIEDYYSTAESWTVKTSAQRVLVATNSWLHAQTRRSEYRWDKDRGYVCTFTALVLRSATAHVFHVGDARLYRLVGGSLEPLTREHRAWVAPDRSYLSRAMGVSEQLEIDYLALPVAAGEIFLLMTDGVHEHAGEAAMLAALAEHEDDLDAAAAAIVQEAYAQGSDDNLTVQVVRVEQAPPPGAGEVASGAVSLPFPPALAPRMALEGYRIVRQLHASHRSHAYLAVDEASDERVVIKTLSTELQQDPAQVERFLMEEWIGRRIDSAHVVKPHRSERRRQYLYSVTEYIEGQTLAQWLRDHPRPPLETVRGIVEQLARGLRAFHRLEMVHQDLRPHNVMIDATGTVKIIDLGSVRVGGLVESASAQTGQVPLGTLAYTAPECFLGEPATPRSDLYSLAVIAYQLLTGELPYGTQVAQARTRAAQRRLSYRSALAANRELPAWVDEVLRKALHPMPEKRFDALSEFVHELHQPSREFLARTRPPLIDRDPVLFWKGVAALLALLVLVLLLE; from the coding sequence ATGTCGGCTTTCGAACCCGGCCGAACGTTGCAGGTGTCGCTGGGCCAGTGCTCGGAGGCGGGGCGCAAGGCGGTCAACCAGGACTTCCACGGCGCCTACGTGCCCCGCGAACCGCAGCTTTCGAGCAAGGGCATCGTGGTGGCGCTGGCCGATGGCATCAGCAGCAGCGAAGTGAGCCGGGTCGCCAGCGAAGCCGCGGTGAAAGGGTTCATCGAGGATTACTACTCCACCGCCGAAAGCTGGACGGTGAAGACCTCGGCGCAGCGGGTACTGGTGGCGACCAACTCCTGGCTGCACGCCCAGACCCGGCGCAGCGAATACCGCTGGGACAAGGACCGCGGCTACGTCTGCACCTTCACCGCGCTGGTGTTGCGCTCCGCCACGGCGCACGTTTTCCACGTCGGGGATGCGCGGCTCTATCGGCTTGTCGGTGGCAGCCTGGAGCCGCTGACCCGTGAGCACCGCGCCTGGGTGGCTCCCGACAGAAGCTATCTCAGCCGGGCGATGGGTGTCAGCGAGCAGCTCGAGATCGACTACCTGGCGTTGCCCGTCGCGGCGGGTGAGATCTTCCTGCTGATGACCGACGGCGTCCACGAGCACGCCGGCGAGGCGGCCATGCTGGCGGCGCTGGCCGAGCACGAAGACGACCTGGACGCCGCTGCCGCCGCCATCGTGCAGGAGGCCTACGCCCAGGGCAGCGACGACAACCTGACGGTGCAGGTGGTGCGGGTCGAGCAAGCACCACCGCCAGGGGCCGGCGAGGTCGCCTCGGGGGCGGTGTCGCTGCCGTTTCCGCCGGCCCTCGCGCCGCGCATGGCGCTGGAGGGGTATCGCATCGTCAGGCAGCTCCATGCCAGCCACCGCAGCCACGCCTACCTGGCGGTGGACGAAGCCAGCGATGAGCGGGTGGTGATCAAGACGCTGTCCACCGAGCTCCAGCAGGACCCCGCCCAGGTGGAACGCTTCCTGATGGAGGAGTGGATCGGCCGGCGCATCGACAGCGCGCATGTCGTCAAGCCGCACCGCTCGGAGCGTCGTCGCCAATATCTCTACAGCGTGACGGAATACATCGAGGGGCAGACCCTGGCCCAGTGGCTGCGCGACCATCCACGCCCGCCGCTGGAGACGGTACGCGGCATCGTCGAGCAGTTGGCACGGGGGCTACGCGCCTTCCATCGCCTGGAGATGGTGCATCAGGACCTGCGGCCGCATAACGTGATGATCGATGCCACCGGTACGGTGAAGATCATCGACCTGGGGTCGGTGCGCGTAGGTGGGCTGGTCGAGTCTGCTTCGGCGCAAACGGGGCAGGTGCCGCTGGGTACGCTGGCGTACACCGCGCCGGAGTGCTTCCTGGGCGAGCCGGCCACGCCACGCTCGGACCTGTACTCGCTGGCCGTGATCGCCTATCAGCTGCTTACCGGGGAGCTTCCCTACGGGACCCAGGTGGCCCAGGCGCGTACCCGCGCGGCGCAGCGGCGATTGAGCTATCGCTCCGCGCTGGCCGCCAACCGCGAACTCCCGGCCTGGGTCGACGAGGTCCTCAGGAAGGCGCTGCACCCCATGCCCGAGAAGCGCTTCGATGCGCTGTCGGAGTTCGTGCACGAGCTGCACCAGCCGAGCCGCGAATTCCTCGCCCGGACCCGCCCGCCACTGATCGACCGCGACCCCGTGCTGTTCTGGAAGGGCGTGGCCGCTCTGCTGGCACTGCTCGTGCTCGTGCTGCTGCTCGAGTGA
- a CDS encoding AI-2E family transporter, with translation MADKDSGTETLSRYTRRVMIAIGLVALVAVLLYFASKLIHVLLMVFAGILAAVAIDGVVRLCQRYLPIRRLWALVLALLLIFLALGGLGALVGPRLAEQLPQLVQQLPEAFRRLIEVTHDLPGVEAVLQEFDDPASLLGQPVFDRVTAAFSTTFSALTNFLLVLLIGFYLVLSPREYMNRLVLLCPPARRERLRQVLSLQGRSLRLWLVSRLISMLFVGVGVALGLMLMGVPMAGALGLIAGLLSFIPYLGPILGAIPTILIAFLEAPVLALYAIGLYVIIETLESNIVMPLAAREMVSLPPAFTVVVQLAGAAVAGVAGVMLATPIAVAAVVAVQMLYIEDVLGDDIDVLGQ, from the coding sequence ATGGCCGACAAGGACAGCGGCACCGAAACGCTTTCGCGCTACACTCGGCGCGTGATGATCGCCATCGGGCTCGTGGCCCTCGTGGCGGTATTGCTGTACTTCGCCAGCAAGCTCATCCATGTGCTGCTGATGGTCTTTGCCGGCATCCTGGCGGCGGTGGCGATCGATGGCGTGGTGCGTTTGTGCCAGCGTTACCTGCCGATCAGGCGACTCTGGGCCCTGGTGCTGGCGCTGTTGCTGATCTTCCTGGCATTGGGCGGGCTGGGGGCACTGGTCGGTCCGCGCCTGGCGGAGCAGCTTCCACAGTTGGTGCAGCAACTCCCTGAGGCCTTTCGGCGGCTCATCGAAGTGACGCATGACCTGCCAGGCGTCGAAGCGGTCCTGCAGGAATTCGACGATCCCGCCAGCTTGCTCGGTCAGCCGGTGTTCGATCGCGTCACCGCTGCTTTTTCCACCACCTTCAGCGCGCTCACGAATTTCTTGTTGGTCCTGTTGATCGGCTTCTACCTGGTACTCAGCCCGCGCGAGTACATGAACCGGTTGGTATTGCTGTGCCCGCCAGCTCGACGCGAGCGACTGCGCCAGGTGCTGAGCCTGCAGGGGCGTTCGCTGCGGCTGTGGCTGGTGAGCCGGCTGATCTCCATGCTGTTCGTCGGTGTTGGCGTTGCCCTCGGGTTGATGTTGATGGGCGTGCCGATGGCGGGCGCGCTGGGGCTGATCGCGGGTTTGCTCTCCTTCATCCCGTACCTGGGGCCGATTCTCGGCGCCATCCCGACGATACTGATCGCCTTTCTCGAAGCGCCCGTGCTGGCGCTCTACGCCATCGGGCTCTATGTGATCATCGAGACGCTGGAGTCGAATATCGTCATGCCGCTGGCGGCCAGGGAAATGGTCAGCCTGCCGCCGGCCTTTACCGTGGTGGTCCAGCTCGCAGGAGCAGCGGTGGCGGGGGTGGCAGGGGTCATGCTGGCGACGCCTATTGCCGTGGCTGCGGTGGTGGCCGTGCAGATGCTCTATATCGAGGACGTGCTCGGCGACGACATCGACGTGCTGGGGCAGTGA
- a CDS encoding EAL domain-containing protein, translating to MSEPLELQLARCRQQVEHLEARLTGLLESITDGFMMIDREWRFSYVNQAAERIVRRTRDDIVGQVLWKVFPEVTGTLFEREYRRAMTDSVSVTFEEYYPELDLWLEVHAYPSEEGLAVYFQDIGRRKRVEERLAYHADHDALTGLANRSMLERRLQQSCLPSQGHARRIALLYIDLDDFQSINDSLGHELGDRVLVEVAARVQQQVRRSDTVARLGGDAFVVLLPEPDDETVVVERLLAAIARPYRLDEHELHLTASIGIAVHEGGSPSTQLIQQADLAMYQAKRRGRNTYDWFSCELNTRVSQRVTLRSALQRAIDEQQFELHYQPQVHGASGRIVGCEALLRWRHPERGFIPPAEFIGLAEDTGQIIAINDWVVRTACRDNRRLNDLGLGEYPMAVNISPMQFHRSGFVERIQEMLDEAGLPPALLELELTENIMLESADQAIETLHALRRLGVGVVIDDFGTGFSSLSYLKHLPIDKIKIDRSFISEVTSDHRDAAIVQGIITMANSLQLKVIAEGVETQAHYAYLSKHLCDLFQGFYFAYPMPFEELLPFLQDHHAAANDLRPEDHGVVAPTILLLDDEANILSALNRTLRRDGYRILTATSARDAFDLLATQEVALVISDQRMPEMSGTEFLKRVKALYPQILQIILSGYTDLKTVTEAINEGGIYKFLTKPWDDDELRLVVQQAIRDAALQDARNRRQGQDGHTGSDT from the coding sequence ATGAGTGAACCCCTGGAGCTTCAACTGGCACGATGCCGTCAACAAGTCGAACATCTCGAGGCGCGCCTGACCGGGCTGCTCGAGAGCATCACCGACGGCTTCATGATGATCGACCGGGAGTGGCGGTTCAGCTACGTCAACCAGGCCGCAGAACGCATTGTTCGAAGAACCCGCGACGATATAGTCGGCCAGGTACTGTGGAAGGTCTTTCCCGAGGTTACCGGCACCCTTTTCGAGCGCGAGTACCGTCGGGCCATGACCGATTCGGTATCGGTCACCTTCGAGGAGTACTACCCGGAACTCGACCTGTGGCTGGAAGTGCATGCCTACCCCTCCGAAGAGGGGCTGGCGGTCTATTTCCAGGACATCGGCCGGCGCAAGCGAGTCGAGGAACGGCTGGCCTATCATGCCGATCATGATGCACTGACCGGCCTGGCCAACCGCTCGATGCTGGAGAGACGACTGCAGCAGAGCTGTCTCCCCTCGCAAGGACACGCCCGTCGCATCGCCTTGCTCTACATCGACCTGGACGATTTCCAGTCGATCAACGACAGCCTCGGTCATGAGCTGGGCGATCGCGTTCTCGTCGAAGTCGCCGCAAGGGTGCAGCAGCAGGTACGGCGCAGCGACACCGTGGCCCGTCTCGGCGGCGATGCCTTCGTCGTGCTGCTGCCCGAGCCGGATGACGAGACGGTCGTCGTCGAGCGCCTGCTGGCGGCCATCGCCAGGCCCTACCGCCTCGACGAGCACGAGCTGCATCTCACCGCCAGCATCGGTATTGCCGTGCACGAAGGGGGCAGTCCTTCCACTCAGCTCATCCAGCAGGCCGACCTCGCCATGTACCAGGCGAAGCGGCGAGGGCGCAACACCTACGACTGGTTCTCGTGCGAGCTCAATACTCGGGTAAGCCAGCGTGTGACACTGCGCAGCGCCCTGCAGCGTGCCATCGACGAGCAGCAATTCGAGCTGCACTACCAACCTCAGGTGCACGGCGCCAGTGGCCGCATCGTGGGGTGCGAGGCGCTGTTACGGTGGCGGCATCCCGAGCGCGGCTTCATCCCACCGGCCGAGTTCATCGGGCTTGCCGAGGACACCGGGCAGATCATTGCCATCAACGACTGGGTGGTTCGCACCGCCTGTCGCGACAACCGCCGACTCAACGACCTCGGGCTGGGCGAGTATCCGATGGCGGTCAATATCTCGCCGATGCAGTTCCACCGTAGCGGCTTCGTCGAGCGCATTCAGGAGATGCTGGATGAAGCCGGGCTCCCCCCGGCCCTGCTGGAACTGGAACTGACCGAGAACATCATGCTCGAGAGCGCCGACCAGGCCATCGAGACCCTGCACGCGCTGCGCCGTCTCGGGGTCGGGGTGGTGATCGACGACTTCGGCACCGGCTTCTCCAGCCTGAGCTATCTGAAACACCTGCCCATCGACAAGATCAAGATCGACCGTTCCTTCATCAGCGAAGTGACCAGCGACCATCGGGATGCCGCCATCGTCCAGGGCATCATCACCATGGCCAACAGCCTGCAGCTCAAGGTCATCGCCGAAGGCGTCGAGACGCAAGCGCACTATGCCTACCTCAGCAAGCACCTGTGCGATCTCTTCCAGGGCTTCTACTTTGCTTATCCCATGCCCTTCGAGGAGCTTCTTCCCTTCCTGCAGGACCACCATGCCGCGGCAAATGACCTCCGCCCCGAGGACCATGGCGTCGTCGCGCCGACGATCCTGCTGCTCGATGACGAAGCCAATATCCTGAGCGCCCTGAACCGCACCCTGCGCCGCGACGGGTATCGTATCCTGACAGCCACCAGCGCGCGGGACGCCTTCGACCTGCTGGCCACCCAGGAGGTGGCACTGGTCATCAGTGATCAGCGCATGCCCGAAATGAGCGGCACGGAGTTCCTCAAGCGGGTGAAGGCCCTCTATCCGCAGATCCTGCAGATCATCCTTTCGGGGTACACGGACCTGAAGACCGTGACGGAGGCCATCAACGAGGGCGGCATCTACAAGTTTCTGACCAAGCCCTGGGACGACGACGAACTTCGGCTCGTCGTGCAGCAAGCCATCCGCGATGCCGCCCTGCAGGACGCCAGGAACCGACGACAGGGGCAGGATGGCCACACCGGCAGCGACACCTGA
- a CDS encoding HD domain-containing phosphohydrolase gives MEDVTQDAAPARLLLVDDEPNVLSALTRMLRLEGYALHTAKGGQEALEILESEPIDLVLSDALMPGMDGIELLARVQQQWPECQRLLLTGQCDQASTIRAINEGHIYGYLAKPWDDERLRLTLRQALQHQQSQRERKRLEALTRAQNRELTELTATLEQRVEARTQELKQTADMLEVAFNELRQSYVTATRVFSSLINQRLPPRFQTNAKVGVLVQAFAEELGLDETQQHDLQMAAALYNLGKLAWNDQLIVTPTERLSVQQRESYRRYPTTGESLLMALDHMEGAAKLIRHHREHWNGNGFPDRLKGEAIPKGARILGLAVDFIELQRGMILPRQVPRPQALELLRKFAGRIYEPSLCRAFVTLCLDKAPDLENHGRPVLALETRQLKPGMVLAQDIHSVNGLLLLHEGKQLDAHLIDKLMRLEEVEDRRYTVLVYRDGMDDE, from the coding sequence ATGGAAGACGTGACGCAGGACGCCGCACCCGCCAGGCTGCTTCTGGTCGATGACGAGCCCAATGTGCTCTCCGCCCTGACACGGATGCTGCGCCTTGAAGGGTATGCCCTGCATACCGCCAAGGGTGGTCAGGAGGCCCTGGAAATCCTCGAAAGCGAGCCCATCGACCTGGTCCTGAGCGATGCGCTCATGCCGGGCATGGACGGTATCGAACTGCTTGCCCGCGTCCAGCAGCAGTGGCCGGAGTGCCAGCGCCTGCTGCTGACCGGCCAGTGCGACCAGGCCTCCACCATACGCGCCATCAACGAGGGCCACATCTACGGCTACCTGGCCAAGCCCTGGGACGATGAAAGGCTGCGCCTGACCCTGCGCCAGGCACTCCAGCACCAGCAATCCCAGCGTGAACGGAAGCGGCTCGAGGCGCTGACACGCGCCCAGAACCGCGAACTCACCGAACTCACTGCCACCCTGGAGCAACGCGTCGAGGCGCGTACCCAGGAGCTCAAGCAGACCGCCGACATGCTGGAGGTGGCCTTCAACGAGCTTCGCCAGAGCTATGTCACGGCAACCCGAGTCTTCTCGTCGCTGATCAATCAACGTCTTCCACCACGCTTCCAGACCAACGCCAAGGTCGGCGTTTTGGTCCAGGCCTTCGCCGAGGAGCTCGGCCTCGACGAAACGCAGCAGCATGACCTGCAGATGGCCGCCGCCCTCTACAACCTGGGCAAGCTCGCCTGGAACGATCAACTGATCGTCACCCCCACCGAGCGGCTCTCGGTCCAGCAGCGCGAGAGCTATCGCCGCTATCCGACCACCGGCGAGAGCCTGCTGATGGCCCTGGATCACATGGAAGGGGCGGCAAAGCTGATTCGCCATCACCGCGAGCACTGGAACGGCAACGGTTTCCCCGATCGCCTGAAGGGTGAAGCCATCCCCAAAGGCGCCCGAATACTGGGGCTCGCCGTGGACTTCATCGAACTGCAGCGCGGCATGATCCTGCCGCGCCAGGTGCCTCGCCCCCAGGCGCTGGAACTGCTGCGCAAGTTCGCCGGACGTATCTATGAACCCAGCTTGTGCCGAGCCTTCGTCACGCTCTGCCTCGACAAGGCGCCGGATCTCGAGAACCACGGTCGACCGGTGTTGGCACTGGAGACCCGTCAGCTCAAGCCCGGCATGGTCCTGGCCCAGGACATTCACTCCGTCAATGGTTTGCTGCTATTGCATGAGGGCAAGCAACTCGACGCCCACCTGATCGACAAGCTGATGCGACTCGAGGAGGTCGAGGACAGGCGCTATACCGTACTCGTTTATCGTGACGGGATGGACGATGAGTGA